The window tataatttatgtatttttcccctaattatcataattactatattgttttttttttaatctgtTCATGGCGGGCTTAGACTTGGGCTCTGCTTCTCACTTTGTTCATCAACTTCAGCACCGTTCTGTGGATCTCCACCTCCAACATCAGACCGATGTAGACGACGGTTCTGACCACCAACCTAACTCCGGCGGAGAGATCGTTGCCCGACGGTCCAGAGGTAGACCGCCCGGTTCCAAGAATAAACCCAAACCACCGGTTATTATTACCAGAGAAAGCGCTAACACTCTTCGGGCCCACATCTTGGAAGTCAACACCGGTTGTGATGTCTTTGACTCCGTCGCCACTTATGCCCGGAAACGCCAGCGTGGCGTCTGCATCTTGAGCGGCACCGGCGCCGTTACTAACGTTACCTTACGGCAACCTTCATCAACTGGTGGCGCTATTACTCTTCCTGGAAGGTTTGTTAAAACACCAGAGAACTCAAAgcttttaattaacttaattaataattagggttttttttttcttttccaaatttgATTTGGAATTAggtcatttttttattttctaaaaatgagATGGGgttatgataaatttaatctctaatcttattatgatttttttttaaaaaatcatatacaTCGCTCCTAGCGATGAGGAGTACTGCgaatttaatctttaatcTTATTGGAATAtagttattgatttttttttgttaggttTGAGATATTATCTTTAACGGGATCGTTTTTACCGCCACCGGCACCTCCGGGAGCTACGAGTTTGACTATCTTCCTTGCGGGTGGGCAAGGGCAAATCGTCGGAGGGAATGTTGTCGGGTCTTTGATTGCTTCAGGACCGGTGATCGTCATTGCGTCGTCGTTTACCAATGTTGCTTACGAGAGGTTACCATTGGACGAGGAGGAACAACCGCCCAACGGTGGTGGGAGTCTTAGCAACCCATTTC of the Cucumis sativus cultivar 9930 chromosome 3, Cucumber_9930_V3, whole genome shotgun sequence genome contains:
- the LOC101220959 gene encoding AT-hook motif nuclear-localized protein 23 — protein: MAGLDLGSASHFVHQLQHRSVDLHLQHQTDVDDGSDHQPNSGGEIVARRSRGRPPGSKNKPKPPVIITRESANTLRAHILEVNTGCDVFDSVATYARKRQRGVCILSGTGAVTNVTLRQPSSTGGAITLPGRFEILSLTGSFLPPPAPPGATSLTIFLAGGQGQIVGGNVVGSLIASGPVIVIASSFTNVAYERLPLDEEEQPPNGGGSLSNPFPDPSVGLPLFNMPSSNMAGNQNQLPVDGWGGGNSGGRASY